DNA sequence from the Patescibacteria group bacterium genome:
CTGTATTTTGGTGATAATTAAAGAAACATAAGATTAAACAATGGTCAGTAAACTTGGATGGGACAATCAATACAAGATGGAACAAGTTGTATTGATTTTTGCAGATAGGTTAGCGGAGAATTAAAGATTTCTGGTGAGGAAAACCCAAGCTATTGACACTTTAATTGTTTTATGATAGCATAAAGACATATCAAATCAGAACTGCAAGCGGAGCGTAGTCGGGTTTCTAGACTGCAGTACCCTAGGTTTGAGATTTAATTCATTAATCTAAGAGAAAAAATGCCACAAGGAACAATCAAAAGACTCACAGATCGTGGGTTCGGATTCATTTCATATGATGATTCTGATAAAGATCTCTTTTTTCATTCAAACGAACTTAAAGACGTACAATTCAACGAGCTTCAAGAAGGTGATAAAGTAACGTTTGAAATAGCACAAGGTCCAAAAGGACCTAACGCTACCAACGTTAGCAGAGCAGAGTAAAACAGAAAAAAATTTCCATAAAATCGTCCTGGTTGCCTGCTTCGACTCAACGAGGCGAGCGACTGGGGCGATTTTTTGGTAGAATGAAAATATGAAGACCTTGTTTAAAGTTTTATTAATAATATTCATTGTCATTATAGTTTGGTTTATTATAAGATTTGTTATTGGTGGTCCAGAAGATGATTGGATTTGCGTGGAAGGCCAGTGGGTTAAGCATGGAGCTCCGGCTACGCCTAAACCAGAAGGGGATTGTGATAAAAAATAGTCTTAGCCTAAATAGCCCAGGAATAAAATTCCAGGGCTACAATAACAAACCCCATTAATGGGGTTTAAAAATTAGCCCAGTGATTTTATCACTGGGCGGAGGCTGGGCAAATGATAGGGCCTAAATCGTTGCCTGATTCGCTTGATTGATGTTATAATAAAACTAGACCAAGTTTTGATATTTTATTTTTAATTTGAAGAATTTATGGAACAAGAACAAAACATTATAAAAGATTCAAATGCCCCAATCCTGACTAAAAAGCCACGAAAGAAGAATTTGTTGTTGAAGGTGCTGGGTGGGGCGGTGTTGATATTTTCTTTATTTTTTTTATTGGGTATTATGTCTGGTGGATGTCCAGAAGGATTAGCCTGGATTGTATATGGCGAATGGTATTTCATTATAATAGGTATTTTCATAGTTCAACTAGTGCTTTCAATAATCAGAATTAAAAAATTAAATGTCTTAGACAGAATATTGTTGATTGTCAATTGTGCGATAATCATTTTTTATTATTTCACAGTATTGAGAAATTGTATTTGGGACTAGTTAGTTCATTTACAACCTAAGAGGGGATTAAGATGAAAAAAGTGTTGCTTGTCTTGAGCTTGTCCAAATGATATAATGGAAAC
Encoded proteins:
- a CDS encoding cold shock domain-containing protein — encoded protein: MPQGTIKRLTDRGFGFISYDDSDKDLFFHSNELKDVQFNELQEGDKVTFEIAQGPKGPNATNVSRAE